Proteins found in one Neomonachus schauinslandi chromosome 1, ASM220157v2, whole genome shotgun sequence genomic segment:
- the MSL2 gene encoding E3 ubiquitin-protein ligase MSL2, whose translation MNPVNATALYISASRLVLNYDPGDPKAFTEINRLLPYFRQSLSCCVCGHLLQDPIAPTNSTCQHYVCKPCKGKKMMMKPSCSWCKDYEQFEENKQLSILVNCYKKLCEYITQTTLARDIIEAVDCSSDILALLNDGSLFCEETEKPSDSSFTLCLTHSPLPSTSEPTTDPQASLSPISESTLSIAIGSSVINGLPTYNGLSIDRFGINIPSPEHSNTIDVCNTVDIKTEDLSDSLPPVCDTVATDLCSTGIDICSFSEDIKPGDSLLLSVEEVLRSLETVSNTEVCCPNLQPNLEATVSNGPFLQLSSQSLSHNVFMSTSPALHGLSCTAATPKVAKLNRKRSRSESDSEKVQPLPISTIIRGPTLGASAPVTVKRESKISLQPIATVPNGGTTPKISKTVLLSTKSMKKSHEHGSKKSHSKTKPGILKKDKTVKEKIPSHHFMPGSPTKTVYKKPQEKKGCKCGRATQNPSVLTCRGQRCPCYSNRKACLDCICRGCQNSYMANGEKKLEAFAVPEKALEQTRLTLGINVTSIAVRNASTSTSVINVTGSPVTTFLAASTHDDKSLDEAIDMRFDC comes from the exons ATGAACCCCGTGAATGCTACTGCTCTCTACATTTCCGCGAGCCGCCTAGTGCTCAACTACGACCCCGGAGACCCCAAGGCGTTTACAGAGATTAACAGGCTCTTGCCTTACTTCCGAcagtccctctcttgctgtgtttgcG GACATTTGCTACAAGATCCTATTGCACCCACCAACTCCACCTGCCAGCATTATGTCTGCAAACCTtgcaaaggcaagaaaatgatGATGAAACCTTCATGTAGCTGGTGCAAAGACTATGAGCAATTTGAGGAAAACAAGCAGTTAAGCATCCTAGTGAACTGCTACAAAAAACTATGTGAATATATCACACAGACTACATTGGCACGGGATATAATAGAAGCAGTCGACTGTTCTTCTGATATTTTGGCTTTGCTTAATGATGGATCATTGTTTTGTGAGGAGACGGAAAAACCCTCAGATTCATCCTTTACTTTGTGTTTAACACATTCCCCTTTACCTTCAACCTCAGAACCCACAACTGATCCTCAAGCTAGTTTATCTCCAATATCTGAAAGCACCCTCAGCATTGCTATTGGCAGTTCTGTTATCAATGGTTTGCCTACTTATAATGGGCTTTCAATAGATAGATTTGGTATAAATATTCCTTCACCTGAACATTCAAACACAATTGATGTATGTAACACTGTTGACATAAAGACTGAGGATCTGTCTGACAGCTTGCCACCTGTCTGTGACACAGTAGCCACTGACTTATGCTCCACAGGCATTGATATCTGCAGTTTCAGTGAAGATATAAAACCTGGTGACTCTCTGTTACTGAGTGTTGAGGAAGTGCTCCGCAGCTTAGAAACTGTTTCAAATACAGAGGTTTGTTGCCCTAATTTGCAGCCCAACTTGGAAGCCACTGTATCCAATGGACCTTTTCTGCAGCTTTCTTCCCAGTCTCTTAGCCATAATGTTTTTATGTCCACCAGTCCTGCACTTCATGGGTTATCATGTACAGCAGCAACTCCGAAAGTAGCAAAATTGAATAGAAAACGATCCAGATCAGAAAGTGACAGTGAGAAAGTTCAGCCACTTCCAATTTCTACCATTATCCGAGGCCCAACGTTGGGGGCATCTGCCCCTGTGACAGTGAAACGGGAGAGCAAAATTTCTCTTCAACCTATAGCAACTGTTCCCAATGGAGGCACAACACCCAAAATCAGCAAAACTGTACTTTTATCTACTAAAAGCATGAAAAAGAGTCATGAACATGGATCCAAGAAATCTCACTCTAAAACCAAGCCAGGTAttcttaaaaaagacaaaaccgTAAAGGAAAAGATTCCTAGTCACCATTTTATGCCAGGAAGTCCTACCAAGACTGTGTATAAAAAACCCCAGGAAAAGAAAGGTTGTAAATGTGGGCGTGCTACTCAAAATCCAAGTGTTCTTACATGCCGCGGCCAACGCTGCCCTTGCTACTCTAACCGCAAAGCCTGCTTAGATTGTATATGTCGTGGCTGCCAAAACTCCTATATGGCCAATGGGGAGAAGAAGCTGGAGGCATTTGCTGTGCCGGAAAAGGCCTTGGAGCAGACCAGGCTCACTTTGGGCATTAATGTGACTAGCATTGCTGTGCGCAATGCTAGTACCAGCACCAGTGTAATTAATGTCACAGGGTCCCCAGTAACAACGTTTTTAGCTGCCAGTACACATGATGATAAAAGTTTGGATGAAGCTATAGACATGAGATTCGACTGTTAA